DNA from Triplophysa dalaica isolate WHDGS20190420 chromosome 21, ASM1584641v1, whole genome shotgun sequence:
TGCAGATGCAAATGTAAAGTAAATCTgtggtcacacttgacttctgtTCCATTGATTTCTATTTATGTGAATGCATCGGACCAGAAACGCAAGCCCAACTGAAGAAATTTCACATTTCGTTGCATAGCAAAGTTCAACTCTGACCTGCGAAATCGCGTGAATGCGTGataccaatagaagatcaaaacgtcACAACGTGAAATACagaaatttgaaatatttttaaatacatttttgcaccATCGTTCAAAGGTATTTCGCATTCTCAAAGTAATTTGACCATTTCATGCTGATAAAGGTTGTAGGTATTCTGTCAAACACCAACATATCCATAAACATGACTCCATAAACAACAGTTctgaataaaaaaaggtttgatttgttaaaattagttaacatgaacaacaaaatattaactAACAATAACCATATTTCTTCAAAAGTTTAAAGTTGTTTCcgttaaagctgcaatctgtagcTTGTGTGTTTCTGTCGCCATCTGTgttcaaaacataaaattgcaggatACTTTAGAGTAAACTCTCAAAAAAACGTTTCTTGTGAATTTAtaacagacatgttttttgtgtgtttgtttgtttatgttttactaAAAAAAGTTGCGGATTGTGGCTTTAACATTAGTTGACAAACACTAATAAAGATGAATATATCCTGTAAAATCGAATCATTAGTTGTCAGTTCATGTTGGCTACTGATAAAAACTACATGTTAaaatatgaaacctgattgaaAATTGttaccaaatataaaaaaaaaaaatctttgcttTGGTCATTCTCAGTAGGTGCGTGGTCCATGTTTGCCATCTTCGACTTGAGCGACTGAGCCGGCAGCAGCACTGGACTGATCCTGCTGGTCTATGGACTGGTACGTATCTCTGTTTCTAGATACTGTTGGAAAACCTGAAAGTAACAGAAAGGGTTAATGAGCTGATCAACTTTGTCTCAACCATTTTACAATGCCAAGCTATATAATGTCATAGTAGGCCTAAAATAGAAATATTTCACCAAACAATTTACTAAAAACTCCCATTATCAAGTTGTTCTCGAGTTCACAGACAGAAAACTGAGATGAGAACATCGGGTCTTCAGTAAACCATATGTCTCTGGGAACAGATGATTAAATACACATTGGGTTTAAGAGTGAACACGGCATCAGATCGCTGGACATCTGCAGCATGTGTGATTTACACGGGTACCGCAGGAGCAATATTCTGCTCTAATCTTCTTCAGTCAGACTGAAGATTCCCTCATGATGGATTCACTTAACAAATCCCACAGCACATCAACAGAATACCAACCAAGAAAAGGCTGTGCTCGTGTGTAGTTCAGGCAAAACCGCTTTGTGAAAACAACGACATAAGTCAAACAAGAAAATCAATTTTCTATTGCTGcagtttattaaaaacacaacttGAGAAATCGCAATCGCAATAAGTAACTTAAAACAGCACAATTCCCTTATTGCACcataaacaaaagtaaatatCGACTGTTGAGACATTATAACAATTCAGCACTTCTGTGATCATGCGGGCAGAAAACACCACATACAACAATAAAGTGTTGTTACGCATGATGAGACTCTCAATTGTGTTCCTGGAGGTTTGTGTCCATTACCTGCATCCCCTACATAAAACAGCTTTATTTTCTCCATGACACTTTATTATTACATTCATCATGATATCACAAAACAATATATCATGCTCAATAAAAACTGGTTTTCAGCTGTAGGTTGTCAACTTActctaacactgtgtctacaccggacactACACGgcttgttttaaagggattgcatccagtgtggacaaaataaaaaattataatgggtgCTGATGCgttatattgtcttttgttgcATTGCGCCGCATCTGATGTAGACATGGTGTCAGGCGGTGAATTTATTACCGTACTGTATTGTCTCACAGACCGATTTGCTTTTGTTTAATGTGGATACtgatttatgtactgtatatactgtatatttcataataacaataaaataaatagaaatgcatttcagaatcaaataaataaaatatttgtatatttaaggGATAAAAAAGTAACTGGTTTGTGCTGTATATCAGTTTGTACTTTTTCGGCTGTACTCTGATGGATCCCTTTTGAAAAACACTGATTCACTGATTTTGCAAAGGGGTCCAAAATCTAAGACCACCATAAGAATTTCGGTACAATTTTGGTAcatttgtgcttgtttttcctAGTCTGAATGCTGCAAAAAATGGATAATAGTGGTCTGGGACCTATTGACCCTCTGTTTTTCGCTATGTCATTTCTCACAGGTCCATACGAAGAAAGGTCctgaaaaaatctgaattaatATGCAGAGGCTTCAAACAGAATTGATCGTTTTTTCTGTAACAGAAACttaatgtacacacacagacagagacatAATGAAAAGCAAGTACAAAGATCAagtaaaagaaatgcaaaaagaatAAGGAGACACTGACATTTACAAGGAATGATGTAATGTGCAGAAAACAGAAAtaacaagaaacaaataaataatcaataaaatatgTCAATGTCATATCCAGCAGCTCAGAAATGTCCTGTTGAAGAGGAAACTGAACAGTATTGAAGGAGGAGAGGGAGGGAAGGTTCAGTATCGGCGGGTGAAAAATGTGCTATCAGCACTGTCTGTGGTGCAGCGACTATCCACGGAGGTCTCCAGGTCTGACAAACAGATACACAAGACAGAAAACTCAATCATTTAGTATGGAAAACTATTAATAATCAATGTGTTGTTAAGTTGAATGATACCAGGCTTCCCACACTTTCTGACCAGTGAATTCTCAATGTGTGATTGTTAAATTAAGATGTTTTACAATCATTTTAACGTTTCTTGTATTACCATTTGCATGTCAGATACTGTCTTTGGGTGAATCTAAACGTGATTATTTGAAAACTCTTTCAATGAATATTGCTAtaatacagtatctcacagaagtgagtacacccctcacgttttgtaaatattttcaatgacactttgctacaatgtaaagtagtgagtgtacagcttgtattaCAGTGTAAATCTGCTCATCACATTGAGTTCACCACTAAGTggaaatgtccaaattgggcccaattaaCCATTTTCTccggtgtcatgtgattctttAGTGTTAGGCAAGACAAGAATTGTTGCTCTGGATAAAGATGGCCTAGGCTATAACAAGATTGCCAAGAGcctgaaactgagctgcagcacgatggccaagaccatacagcagtttaacaggacaggttccACTCACAACAGGCCTCGCCATGGTCAACAAAGAAATTTTGGTCATGGTCATACAAAGAGCATACACCAAacactgcatcaaattggtctaaagatgatgcacaagaaaaCCCGGAAACAGTTTGCTGAAAACAAGCAGACTAAGGACatggattactggaaccatgtcctctggtctgatgagaccaagataaacttatttggttcagatgATGTCCAGCGTGTGTGGCGAAAACTCACTGAGCAGTACAAAGACAAGTGTGTCTTGCCTACagtcaagcatggtggtgggagtCATGGTCTGTGGATACATGTGTGCTGCCGGCACTGGGCAGCACTCATGTAattgagggaaccatgaatgccaacatgtactgtgacatactgaagcaggGCATGATTCCCTCCCTTCAAAGACTGCGCTGCAGGgcagtattccaacatgataatgACCCCAAAAGAAGCTGAGGGAAAAGGTGATGGACTGGCCAAGCATGTCTCCAGATCTAAACCATTttgagcatctgtggggcatcctcaaacggaaggtggaggagcgcaaggtctctaacatccaccagctccGTGATATCATCATTGAGGAATTAAATAAGACTCCAGTAAgaacctgtgaagctctggtgaactccatgcccaagagggttaaggcagtgcttgaaaataatggtggccacacaaaatattgactctttgggcccaatttggacattaatggctgtttgttgagttattttgaggggacagcaattgtacactgttatacaagctgcacactcactactttacatcgtagcaaagtgtcatttcttcaatgttgtcacatgaaaatatataataaaatatttagaaaaatgtgaggggtgtagtcacttctgtgagatactttattatcattgtGAAAACCTGGACACAATGATCATGTGTAAAAGCCTGATATATTGTGAGAAACGGGAACACTAAAAAGACAGTTATGATAATAactgaaaaaaatcacagatgatgCATGGCAGGAAAAGGATGCTATATAACACTTCCCATAGGCTCATATGACATACCtctttaacattacattttatcttATATAAAATTTGGTGAAATAACCTAAAACTTCATGCCGGTGTGGAGGACTCCACTCGTAAAGATCAACGGCCTTTGCGCTACTGAAAGCCATGTTCGTCAAACTAGACATCCAGTTaatctgttttatgtttagaGGGCCACTCTTTCTGGCATGTATCCTGGGACTCTCTCCAAACTCAATCATCTGCTCTTGTTTTTACTTATTCTGCTTGACATTTTCACTCAAGACCTCACTTGTGCTCTACAACCCATGTCCTGAAAATGATAATGATCTACTGTAAATAGGCTGAAGTGATGCCTTTTAAGAAACCATGGCCAAAGCGGCCATTTTAAGTCAAAAGACTTTCAGAATCACTGAAGCACATGCATCACAGAGCACTCTCAACCAAAACATTAATCGGTCACTGAAACATACTTTAAGTAAATACAAGAACACGACTTTGTTTCCATAGTGAAGTAAGAATGCATGATTATGATGTACATTGGCTTTTATGGTCTTTTGGTAACCACGGACTTACCGAAGTTAACGTTGTAGTCGCCACCCCTCTCCCGGTACATCTGATAGACAAAGAAGCAAGAGACGGGTTTGAGCAGTAGACTCAGTATGGCCATGCCCACGCTGAAGCGGAATGCGTCCCGTAGGGTTCTCTCATACAAGCTTTCAGATGGAGTGTAGTACACTCCAATGTGGACAATATCAGTTAGGATGGTCACAGCCAAACCCATCAGGAACTGAATGAAAGAGAGAAGAAATCAACAAAGTGTCCCATGCAgtataaaaaaggaaataaagcaAGAAAAAGTAGTTTGTAGAAAAAGTAGATCActtgaaaaaatgcaaaactgaAGCCCAACCCCTAACCATAACATCGAAAGCAAATGGTACTAAAATGTATGCATGAGATCTTACGTATTAATAGgaattagccaaaattagccaccttgtaaaatgtttttgctgtaaGATTGTGTTGAACTAATTTACTTCATGAAGTGGCCAATTCGTGTAAATTTGTATGAtctgaattgtacaaaaacaaacaattattagTATAAAGCATGACTTAAGCTCCTCCCTTATCCTGCTCCTAAACCTAACATCAATGGCgtgaaagcaaatcatactaaaacGTGCAAATAAGATTGGATGAACGCACGCATTAGTAACCTCATAAAAAAAACACCGTATAAGTGGGCTGTTCGTAACCAGAATATCCTAGAGTGTGGACTATTTTGACTGTGGGACatctttaaatgaatataaaatgaaatgccTTCATCATGACTTGACCAGATGCCTATTAAGTAAAGAAAACTCATAACTGTAGGTGTATACAGTATCACGAAAGCTTTATTCCATTTGCGTTAATTGGGATTTTTGAAAGATCAAGGTCTTCATTCTTACCATCACCACAGCATCTATAGAGTCACGTTGTGCAATGGCCCACACGCCCAGTGCAAGAACACTCAAATTCCCCAAAATAAAAGAGTAAGGGAGCCATGGAGTCAAACATGCCCTgcacacaaacaatattaaataaagacaaCACGTACAATAAAGAAAacgaaaacatttttgttacattGATTACATTAATTATGAtaagggatgtaacaatatcaaaatctacataaaaaactgtaaaactgtaAT
Protein-coding regions in this window:
- the agtrap gene encoding type-1 angiotensin II receptor-associated protein isoform X1, with the translated sequence MEIPAISLKAIVLVHWLLTVWACLTPWLPYSFILGNLSVLALGVWAIAQRDSIDAVVMFLMGLAVTILTDIVHIGVYYTPSESLYERTLRDAFRFSVGMAILSLLLKPVSCFFVYQMYRERGGDYNVNFGFPTVSRNRDTYQSIDQQDQSSAAAGSVAQVEDGKHGPRTY
- the agtrap gene encoding type-1 angiotensin II receptor-associated protein isoform X2; amino-acid sequence: MEIPAISLKAIVLVHWLLTVWACLTPWLPYSFILGNLSVLALGVWAIAQRDSIDAVVMFLMGLAVTILTDIVHIGVYYTPSESLYERTLRDAFRFSVGMAILSLLLKPVSCFFVYQMYRERGGDYNVNFDLETSVDSRCTTDSADSTFFTRRY